One genomic window of Providencia hangzhouensis includes the following:
- the yfbR gene encoding 5'-deoxynucleotidase, translating into MSYFFAHLARMKLIHRWPLMRNVRTENVSEHSLQVAMVAHALAIIKNRRFGGQVNAERIAMLAMYHDASEVITGDLPTPIKYHNQQIAHEYKKIEKFAQQKLLEMLPEELQDDFRELIIEDLQTDEEHSLVKQADSLCAYLKCLEELSAGNSEFKLAKKRLEKILEERKSPEMDYFMEKFVPGFKLSLDEISN; encoded by the coding sequence ATGAGCTACTTTTTCGCCCACCTTGCTAGAATGAAACTCATTCACCGCTGGCCTTTAATGCGCAATGTACGAACTGAAAACGTTTCGGAACATAGCTTACAAGTGGCTATGGTTGCCCATGCTCTTGCTATCATCAAAAATCGTCGATTCGGCGGTCAGGTTAATGCAGAACGAATAGCCATGTTAGCCATGTACCATGATGCGAGCGAAGTTATCACTGGAGATTTACCAACTCCGATTAAATATCATAATCAGCAAATTGCTCATGAATACAAAAAAATAGAGAAGTTCGCCCAACAAAAATTACTCGAAATGCTACCAGAAGAACTGCAAGATGACTTCCGTGAACTAATTATTGAAGATTTACAAACTGATGAAGAACATTCATTGGTTAAACAAGCTGACTCATTGTGCGCTTATTTAAAATGTTTAGAAGAGCTTTCCGCGGGTAATAGTGAATTTAAACTTGCAAAAAAACGCCTAGAGAAAATATTAGAAGAAAGAAAAAGCCCTGAAATGGATTATTTTATGGAAAAATTTGTCCCAGGTTTTAAACTTTCCCTTGATGAAATCAGTAATTAA
- a CDS encoding pyridoxal phosphate-dependent aminotransferase, protein MNNLTKSSKLDNVCYDIRGPVLKEAKRLEEEGNKVLKLNIGNPAPFGFEAPDEILVDVLRNLPSSQGYCDSKGLYSARKAIVQHYQARGIHEMTVEDVYIGNGVSELIVQAMQALLNNGDEMLVPAPDYPLWTAAVSLSGGKAVHYMCDEQQGWMPDIEDIRKKITPRTRGIVVINPNNPTGAVYSKDLLMEIVELARQHNLIIYADEIYDKILYDDAVHHSIAALAPDLLTITFNGLSKTYRVAGFRQGWMVLNGPKKHAKSYIEGLEMLASMRLCANVPMQHAIQTALGGYQSISEFIQPGGRLYEQRNRAWELINQIPGVSCVKPQGALYMFPKIDIKRFNIYDDQKMILDLLLQEKVLLVQGTAFNWPEPDHFRIVTLPYADDLEMAINKFGRFLEGYRQ, encoded by the coding sequence ATGAATAATCTAACTAAATCCAGTAAGCTCGATAATGTTTGCTATGACATTCGTGGGCCCGTCTTAAAAGAAGCTAAACGCCTAGAAGAAGAAGGCAACAAAGTCCTCAAACTCAATATTGGTAACCCGGCCCCATTTGGTTTTGAAGCCCCAGATGAAATCCTAGTTGATGTCTTGCGTAATCTGCCTAGTTCTCAGGGTTATTGTGATTCAAAAGGCTTATATTCTGCCCGTAAAGCGATTGTGCAGCATTACCAAGCTCGCGGTATTCATGAAATGACCGTGGAAGATGTCTACATTGGTAATGGCGTTTCTGAATTAATCGTACAAGCCATGCAAGCGCTGCTTAATAATGGTGATGAAATGTTAGTGCCTGCGCCTGATTACCCATTATGGACCGCTGCGGTTTCCCTTTCAGGTGGGAAAGCCGTTCATTATATGTGTGATGAGCAACAAGGTTGGATGCCTGATATTGAAGACATTCGCAAAAAAATCACCCCAAGAACGCGTGGTATTGTGGTCATAAACCCAAATAACCCAACCGGTGCGGTCTACAGTAAAGATCTGTTAATGGAAATTGTCGAATTGGCTCGCCAGCACAATCTTATTATTTATGCTGATGAGATCTACGATAAAATTCTTTATGATGATGCTGTACATCACTCTATTGCTGCCCTCGCCCCTGATTTATTAACCATCACATTTAATGGTTTATCTAAAACTTATCGCGTCGCTGGTTTTCGCCAAGGTTGGATGGTATTAAACGGCCCGAAAAAACATGCAAAAAGCTATATTGAAGGTTTAGAAATGCTGGCCTCGATGCGCCTGTGCGCTAACGTTCCAATGCAGCATGCTATTCAAACTGCACTCGGGGGCTACCAAAGTATCAGTGAATTTATTCAACCAGGTGGTCGTTTATATGAGCAACGTAATCGTGCATGGGAGTTGATCAACCAAATACCGGGCGTTTCATGTGTCAAACCACAAGGTGCTCTGTATATGTTCCCAAAAATCGATATTAAACGATTTAATATCTATGACGACCAGAAAATGATTTTAGACCTATTGTTACAAGAGAAAGTGTTATTAGTTCAAGGTACCGCATTTAACTGGCCTGAACCCGATCACTTTAGAATTGTCACATTACCTTATGCAGATGACCTTGAAATGGCGATTAATAAATTTGGCCGTTTCCTTGAAGGTTATCGCCAATAA